A single genomic interval of Brevibacillus brevis harbors:
- a CDS encoding aspartyl-phosphate phosphatase Spo0E family protein → METMSKMIDDLRLKLERAAKDAGYNFLDPEIVRISQQLDKLIVAHMQHEKRPS, encoded by the coding sequence ATGGAAACAATGAGTAAGATGATTGATGACTTGCGACTAAAGCTAGAGCGCGCAGCAAAAGATGCAGGTTACAATTTTCTTGACCCTGAAATCGTGAGAATCAGTCAACAATTAGATAAATTGATTGTCGCACATATGCAACATGAAAAACGCCCTTCATGA
- a CDS encoding DUF1444 family protein: MDRQLRVSDQEHNIYPVLRHASMINKYPERWVMKEHTADTYVLYALDQGEGYALIEKRMLQEAGWTSEQLHSYAMENLRKLPFSVKSQEVGGQRIHFISPTDGYAASRILLDSFLADMDQKKQGDSLGVAIPHQDVLIVADMTGEAGAHLLARLTYDFASKGQVPISVLPFYWEEGELTPFLVVTHDSGTKIERK; encoded by the coding sequence TTGGATCGACAACTACGAGTAAGCGACCAGGAGCATAACATTTATCCGGTTTTGCGCCATGCCTCTATGATCAACAAGTACCCGGAGCGGTGGGTGATGAAGGAGCATACAGCTGATACGTACGTACTGTACGCCTTAGATCAAGGCGAAGGTTACGCATTGATTGAGAAGCGGATGTTGCAGGAAGCAGGCTGGACGAGCGAGCAGCTTCATTCATACGCGATGGAAAACTTGCGAAAGCTCCCCTTTTCAGTAAAGTCACAAGAGGTAGGAGGTCAGCGCATCCACTTTATTAGTCCGACAGATGGATACGCGGCAAGCCGAATTTTGCTTGATTCATTTCTGGCGGATATGGATCAGAAGAAGCAAGGAGACTCACTTGGTGTCGCGATTCCACATCAGGATGTGCTGATCGTGGCGGATATGACAGGAGAAGCTGGGGCTCACCTGTTAGCGCGTCTCACCTATGATTTTGCATCGAAAGGGCAAGTGCCGATTTCTGTCTTGCCTTTTTACTGGGAGGAAGGGGAATTGACTCCATTTCTCGTGGTGACGCACGACTCGGGTACGAAAATTGAAAGAAAGTAG
- a CDS encoding iron-sulfur cluster biosynthesis family protein: MIVKVTKEAVERIASTDKPVRINGELVGGCGMNVEYALWWDTQGPEDEVYQVDSLTFLIDRETIAYIGSDLLTIDYRAQQGFRMVTPQQILAYGLQLKERWS; the protein is encoded by the coding sequence ATGATAGTAAAAGTGACAAAAGAGGCAGTAGAACGCATAGCTAGTACAGACAAGCCCGTTCGGATTAACGGTGAGCTAGTCGGAGGCTGCGGGATGAATGTAGAGTATGCGTTGTGGTGGGATACTCAAGGTCCAGAAGATGAAGTCTACCAGGTCGATTCTTTGACGTTTCTGATAGATCGCGAAACCATTGCCTATATCGGGTCTGATCTGCTGACGATTGATTATCGTGCGCAACAAGGCTTTCGCATGGTTACGCCACAGCAAATTTTGGCCTATGGTCTTCAGTTGAAAGAGCGCTGGAGCTAA
- a CDS encoding DUF2515 family protein: protein MTDSTVTKIAAQNLVAQIRQATAKANRNNVTRTQAYLAFYLEHQEVHWALLAHLVSRNGGWNMTDLKGEWLPLIMDAQAIEPFFWFLERCNWLIFHDAYPQLLLYAEMKRTGTDLTKLLAPLGVSVFMQSYWQEFLASRDSARLTHALIVNEQQYIEQRVVQKPFTLNRIFASFAFVAQSALSMNQVLIPYKAHPTDRRLSLIGLNVHHFPDVRNRIQVGKSLYQQLFGEPFRFEKMVSYCSRIPHTGSRADYWPHLFTPHPIPSTTKDEYQLRLDGHDLLEGSPKLYSPRLQDAWADYGHDPADGVDWFRDDKWHEVVKEPASLSSIDSDSYVRSLQWIEYGVKLVTAIT from the coding sequence ATGACAGATTCGACAGTAACGAAAATTGCCGCGCAGAACCTGGTTGCTCAAATCAGACAAGCAACAGCCAAAGCCAATCGCAACAATGTCACCCGTACACAAGCATACCTCGCCTTTTATCTCGAGCACCAAGAGGTTCACTGGGCGTTATTGGCCCATTTGGTCTCACGAAATGGCGGGTGGAACATGACCGATTTAAAAGGAGAATGGCTACCGCTTATCATGGATGCACAAGCGATCGAGCCCTTTTTTTGGTTCTTGGAAAGATGTAACTGGCTGATTTTTCACGATGCCTATCCACAATTACTATTGTATGCGGAGATGAAACGAACGGGGACAGATTTAACAAAGCTTTTGGCGCCACTTGGTGTTTCCGTCTTTATGCAATCGTATTGGCAAGAGTTCCTCGCATCCAGAGACAGTGCGCGCCTTACCCATGCACTCATCGTTAATGAACAGCAATATATCGAACAACGAGTCGTACAGAAGCCGTTTACACTGAATCGTATTTTCGCTTCGTTTGCTTTCGTAGCTCAATCTGCTCTCTCGATGAATCAAGTGCTCATTCCCTATAAAGCACATCCTACTGACCGCCGACTTAGCTTGATCGGGTTGAATGTTCATCATTTTCCCGACGTCAGAAACCGCATTCAGGTCGGAAAGTCGTTGTATCAGCAATTGTTTGGGGAGCCTTTTCGCTTCGAAAAAATGGTCTCCTATTGCTCTCGTATTCCTCATACGGGCTCGCGAGCGGATTATTGGCCGCATTTGTTCACACCTCATCCTATTCCTTCCACCACAAAAGATGAGTACCAACTACGCTTGGATGGACATGATTTGCTGGAAGGAAGTCCCAAGCTATACAGCCCACGTCTTCAAGATGCATGGGCTGATTATGGACACGATCCCGCAGATGGGGTAGATTGGTTTCGAGATGATAAATGGCATGAGGTCGTGAAAGAACCTGCTTCACTGTCTTCCATTGACAGTGATTCTTATGTGCGTTCCCTGCAATGGATCGAATATGGAGTCAAACTCGTCACAGCAATCACGTAG
- a CDS encoding DUF6886 family protein, whose product MDKLFHYSEDPTITTFQPRAHPSHPTLAPAVWAIDEARAPMYYLPRDCPRICFYKKSDSDLADVERFLGLTSAKMVMAIESKWYPVLTQTKLYEYTFSPESFYCWDEDAGYYLSKETVTPLDIRPLGDLVHCLSQADIELRITPSLSPLRDSLLQSSLHYSMIRMRNASLT is encoded by the coding sequence TTGGACAAGTTGTTTCATTACAGTGAAGACCCCACCATTACGACTTTTCAGCCGCGCGCACATCCCTCCCATCCCACACTTGCTCCGGCTGTTTGGGCGATTGATGAAGCACGAGCACCGATGTATTATTTACCGCGAGATTGCCCGAGGATTTGCTTTTACAAAAAATCGGATTCCGATTTAGCTGACGTCGAGCGCTTTCTTGGCTTGACGAGCGCCAAAATGGTTATGGCTATCGAAAGCAAATGGTATCCGGTACTTACACAAACAAAACTATATGAATATACCTTCTCTCCAGAATCTTTTTATTGCTGGGACGAAGACGCGGGCTACTATTTGTCAAAGGAAACCGTTACACCACTAGACATAAGGCCATTAGGTGACCTCGTGCACTGCCTTAGCCAAGCGGATATTGAATTGAGAATCACTCCTTCACTGTCCCCGCTTCGAGATTCACTGTTACAAAGCAGTCTGCACTATTCCATGATCCGTATGCGAAATGCGTCGCTCACATAA
- a CDS encoding TIM barrel protein, whose product MKNFMIGQYGGFDQAKYARDFKEGFYGIEACLFDSEEDIQNLQRESQAKGFATGVHFPLRAGQSELRDALFMDANDQTRAEAFERIEKELAFMAFIRPTYVLFHYPKPVILDDRVDWRVWRFYDSRDYVWEHTYTEAEFQYRSEQLFAWMAEKGKEFRFTPVLEFDALNRYVYETEFLEYLLQKYSTIKLCLDTGRLFLQEKIDPFFDARHVIQTYAKYAWSIHLKSMKVTAGGVEFVHCPVLPECKPEEGWAPIEDYLTIIRKENPNVKIMFEHRSDQVTDEQLERCYRWVKQLLTEPQESTSSNNSI is encoded by the coding sequence ATGAAAAATTTCATGATTGGTCAATATGGAGGTTTTGATCAGGCAAAATACGCACGAGATTTTAAGGAGGGCTTTTACGGAATAGAGGCATGCTTGTTTGATTCGGAGGAGGATATCCAAAACCTACAGCGTGAATCTCAAGCTAAAGGGTTTGCGACCGGTGTTCATTTTCCGCTGCGTGCAGGTCAATCTGAGCTGCGGGATGCTCTATTCATGGATGCCAATGATCAGACGAGAGCCGAGGCATTTGAAAGGATAGAGAAGGAATTGGCATTTATGGCATTCATTCGGCCGACCTATGTCTTATTCCATTATCCGAAGCCTGTCATTTTGGATGATCGCGTCGACTGGCGTGTATGGCGATTTTATGATTCGCGAGACTATGTCTGGGAGCATACCTACACGGAAGCAGAGTTTCAGTATCGTAGCGAGCAGTTGTTTGCGTGGATGGCTGAGAAAGGCAAGGAGTTTCGCTTCACGCCAGTCCTTGAATTCGATGCACTCAACCGTTATGTGTATGAGACAGAATTTTTAGAGTACTTGCTACAAAAATATTCAACGATAAAGCTCTGTCTCGATACCGGTCGCTTATTCCTTCAAGAAAAAATCGACCCGTTTTTCGATGCCCGCCACGTCATCCAAACGTATGCAAAATATGCCTGGAGCATTCATTTGAAGAGTATGAAGGTGACCGCCGGCGGGGTTGAATTCGTTCACTGTCCCGTTCTTCCTGAATGTAAACCGGAAGAAGGATGGGCTCCGATTGAGGACTACCTGACAATCATCCGGAAGGAAAACCCGAACGTAAAGATCATGTTCGAGCATCGTTCCGACCAGGTAACAGACGAACAGCTCGAGCGTTGCTATCGTTGGGTGAAGCAACTCCTGACTGAGCCTCAAGAATCCACGTCCAGTAATAACTCAATATAG
- a CDS encoding serine/threonine protein kinase, with protein sequence MKSWWNETVRDKPYQPGHLTGQYEITKVLGMGSYGIAYLATHTPTGNQVVLKQVKPSLRHTPKGEAMQAYEKKVLMSLSHPQIPRCLDSFTYRQDSFMVMTYIAGPTLEDMLFDQNIVADEQKCAEWIRQIGELVAYLHEQNVIHRDVRIPNVIWKEDKPYLIDFGLARFVGDRPTYIADTLSAYPSEKQLKREVAPSSDLYALGHFFLFLLYSGYEEEPDAPEKSWEEELSLSPSIHRMIRRLLQMDAPYESVHDWLRELDRYLIHYQEKRAGHP encoded by the coding sequence ATGAAGTCATGGTGGAACGAAACGGTACGCGATAAACCGTATCAGCCCGGCCACCTAACAGGTCAGTATGAAATAACAAAAGTATTAGGGATGGGAAGCTACGGGATCGCTTATCTCGCCACGCACACCCCTACAGGTAATCAGGTCGTGCTGAAACAAGTCAAACCAAGCCTTCGTCATACGCCAAAAGGAGAAGCCATGCAAGCGTATGAAAAAAAGGTGCTGATGTCCCTCTCGCATCCGCAAATCCCTCGCTGTCTGGATTCCTTCACTTATCGGCAAGACTCGTTTATGGTCATGACTTATATAGCAGGCCCGACACTCGAAGACATGCTGTTCGATCAAAACATCGTGGCTGATGAGCAAAAATGCGCCGAATGGATTCGCCAAATCGGGGAACTCGTAGCTTACCTCCATGAGCAAAATGTGATTCACCGCGACGTACGCATCCCCAACGTCATCTGGAAAGAGGACAAGCCCTATCTGATTGATTTTGGCCTCGCTCGGTTCGTTGGTGATCGCCCGACCTACATAGCTGATACTCTTTCTGCCTACCCGTCTGAAAAACAATTGAAACGAGAAGTTGCTCCTTCCAGTGATTTGTATGCATTGGGGCATTTCTTTTTATTCTTGCTCTATTCCGGGTACGAAGAAGAACCGGACGCCCCCGAAAAAAGCTGGGAAGAGGAGCTATCTTTATCTCCTTCCATTCACAGGATGATAAGGCGCTTGTTACAAATGGACGCCCCTTATGAAAGCGTACATGATTGGCTCAGAGAGCTGGACCGCTATTTGATCCACTACCAAGAAAAAAGAGCAGGGCATCCGTAG
- a CDS encoding DUF3900 domain-containing protein — MNFTIDWLSFYLMEQPEEEDGIKQVRMTRYLSHDEYQKSELKDFLDGEFARIAKRKVEMNPKTEGTPTKLGQFVLEPGHPLDSNPNYALLNRLLAAETSGESKEPCQELIQSYLRTSQVRGGVMIVVRTRLELIDERYVFILKCDFEQKTAVITDEKSLISNVRMAINAKNMKSLMYPYMIESGMNDPYHVKIHQFSHARYFEEFLRFIEYPQTMTQIVSEEVISLARQHIEYTYPEESEERVREEEAIELIAASPKRELAEKWEHETVMEAMQIITDRQPEVELKFKLDHMQIRTLLADYGTSLHIAKVNGRYLVLLEGEQLQFERGMSPVEFLKPKALTDIVKEIEERSRNVAYNPVSTPTEDDDNPPW, encoded by the coding sequence ATGAATTTTACAATTGACTGGTTATCCTTTTATCTAATGGAACAGCCTGAAGAAGAGGATGGCATTAAACAAGTGCGGATGACGCGCTATTTGAGCCATGATGAATATCAGAAAAGCGAACTGAAAGATTTTCTCGATGGGGAATTCGCTCGGATTGCGAAAAGAAAAGTCGAGATGAATCCGAAGACAGAAGGCACGCCGACAAAACTGGGTCAATTTGTGCTGGAGCCTGGACATCCATTGGACTCGAACCCCAACTATGCTCTCTTGAATCGATTGCTGGCAGCGGAAACGTCAGGGGAGAGCAAGGAGCCCTGTCAGGAGCTGATTCAGTCGTATTTGCGAACCTCTCAGGTGAGAGGCGGAGTCATGATTGTGGTCCGGACGAGGCTAGAGCTGATTGACGAGCGCTATGTCTTTATTTTAAAATGCGATTTCGAACAAAAAACAGCGGTCATTACAGATGAGAAGAGCCTCATATCGAATGTACGCATGGCGATCAATGCCAAAAACATGAAATCGCTAATGTATCCGTATATGATCGAATCGGGGATGAATGACCCGTATCACGTGAAAATTCATCAGTTTTCTCATGCGCGGTATTTCGAGGAATTTCTGCGTTTTATCGAGTATCCGCAAACGATGACCCAGATCGTCTCCGAGGAAGTTATTTCATTGGCGAGACAGCACATCGAATATACGTATCCCGAAGAGTCCGAAGAGCGGGTACGGGAAGAGGAAGCAATCGAACTCATTGCTGCAAGTCCTAAGCGGGAGCTCGCAGAAAAATGGGAGCATGAGACCGTGATGGAAGCGATGCAAATCATTACAGATCGCCAACCAGAGGTCGAGCTGAAGTTCAAGCTGGATCATATGCAGATCCGCACATTATTGGCCGATTACGGAACCAGCCTGCATATCGCGAAAGTGAACGGGCGTTATTTGGTGCTACTAGAGGGCGAGCAGCTACAGTTCGAGCGTGGTATGTCCCCTGTGGAGTTTTTAAAGCCAAAGGCATTGACGGATATCGTGAAAGAAATCGAAGAGAGAAGCCGGAACGTTGCATATAACCCAGTAAGCACGCCAACGGAGGATGATGATAATCCGCCTTGGTAA
- a CDS encoding ABC-F family ATP-binding cassette domain-containing protein, which yields MSVLIVENLSHGFGDRVLFRDVSFRLQPNDRVGLVGANGTGKSTMMGILTGQNLPDNGRIEWMPKIEYGYLDQHTKLQAGKTIRDVLKDAFLPLLEQEAELMTIGEKMAEATPEELEELLERMGEIQDKLETSGFYLIDAKVDEIANALGLSAIGLERDVASLSGGQRTKVLLAKLLLEKPTVLLLDEPTNYLDEEHIVWLKNYLKEYPYAFMLISHDTTFMNEVVNVIYHLEFTKLNRYTGNYESFLAQSEMKRSQHFDAFEKQQEEIAKMEDFIARNKARASTTGRAKSRQKQLDKMDRIDKPETAAKPSFIFKESRASSRFVIEAENLEIGYSHALLPKLSVKLERGEKVAIVGMNGVGKSTLLKTLLGVIPPLGGKLEKGDFLHPAYFEQEVKAKPITALDDVWNEFPSMNNHEVRGALARCGLKNEHINRNLNALSGGEQAKVRLCKLLQRESNWLVFDEPTNHLDVVAKEELKRSLKEFKGTVLLVCHEPEFYEDWVTQTWDVEKWSLEQAKTPIKL from the coding sequence ATGAGTGTTTTGATTGTAGAGAATTTGTCCCATGGTTTTGGGGATCGTGTTTTGTTTCGCGATGTGTCTTTCCGTTTGCAACCGAATGACCGTGTAGGACTCGTAGGCGCAAATGGTACCGGAAAATCTACGATGATGGGGATTTTGACAGGCCAAAACTTGCCTGATAACGGGCGGATTGAATGGATGCCCAAAATCGAATACGGATATTTGGATCAGCATACCAAGCTGCAAGCTGGCAAAACGATTCGCGACGTACTCAAGGACGCCTTCCTGCCGCTGTTGGAGCAAGAGGCTGAACTGATGACGATTGGTGAAAAGATGGCCGAGGCAACGCCAGAGGAACTGGAAGAATTGCTGGAGCGCATGGGCGAAATTCAAGACAAGCTGGAAACAAGCGGCTTTTATTTGATCGATGCAAAAGTAGATGAAATCGCTAACGCTCTGGGTTTGAGTGCAATCGGTTTGGAACGTGACGTTGCATCCCTCTCTGGTGGTCAGCGTACCAAGGTTCTTTTGGCAAAATTGCTGCTGGAAAAACCTACTGTTCTTTTGCTGGATGAGCCGACGAACTACTTGGATGAAGAGCATATCGTGTGGCTGAAAAACTACTTGAAGGAATATCCATATGCCTTCATGCTGATTTCCCATGACACGACCTTCATGAACGAAGTCGTGAATGTGATTTATCATTTGGAATTTACCAAGCTGAATCGTTACACAGGGAACTACGAATCCTTCCTGGCACAGTCTGAGATGAAACGCAGTCAGCACTTTGACGCATTTGAGAAGCAGCAGGAAGAAATCGCAAAAATGGAAGACTTTATTGCGCGCAATAAAGCACGTGCGTCTACTACTGGTCGCGCGAAGAGCCGTCAAAAGCAGCTCGATAAAATGGATCGCATCGACAAGCCGGAAACGGCTGCGAAACCTTCGTTTATCTTCAAAGAATCACGAGCAAGTAGCCGTTTTGTCATCGAGGCTGAAAACCTGGAGATCGGATATTCTCATGCATTGCTGCCGAAGCTTAGCGTGAAGCTGGAGCGCGGTGAAAAAGTTGCGATTGTCGGCATGAACGGTGTCGGTAAGTCTACTTTGTTGAAAACGTTGCTGGGTGTGATTCCTCCGCTGGGTGGAAAGCTGGAAAAAGGCGATTTCCTCCATCCTGCTTACTTCGAGCAAGAAGTAAAAGCGAAGCCAATTACTGCACTCGATGATGTATGGAATGAATTCCCTTCCATGAATAACCATGAGGTTCGCGGAGCGCTGGCACGTTGTGGTTTGAAAAATGAGCATATCAATCGTAACTTAAACGCTTTGTCCGGGGGCGAGCAAGCAAAAGTTCGTCTCTGTAAATTACTGCAACGCGAAAGCAACTGGCTGGTATTTGACGAGCCGACGAACCACTTGGATGTCGTCGCCAAGGAAGAACTCAAACGCTCCTTGAAGGAGTTCAAAGGGACCGTCCTTCTCGTATGCCACGAACCTGAATTTTATGAGGATTGGGTTACACAGACGTGGGATGTTGAAAAATGGAGCTTGGAGCAGGCAAAAACACCGATTAAATTGTAA
- a CDS encoding phosphodiester glycosidase family protein: METLSRIRTRKRAKRKRPWRWVKKWLLGTALTCTTLALLGIIFLFGTKNGVELREWAAGTLLTTQHDYWAPYTFLPDEKLKELRQQITHPTVINSEGIGTAGPPVPPKSNLVTVTLPEKPKELIEIEEIDISKGSYYFKGKIMYISDPSRVRLVVTNRKDRGDLLDEFVKKTGAIGIVNASGFADPDGYGKGARAYGVVIHDGKILQGYNPRSGETALGLTYDGKLITGSYSAEQLVKMGVRDAVSFRPQLIVNGKNMFEGKPAKSWGIQPRTAIGQKEDGTIVFAVIDGRQPGHSIGASMNDMAEVLAERGVVTAMAMDGGSSSMMLHNGEAITKTSSPYHRGRYLPNAWAVF, translated from the coding sequence ATGGAAACGTTATCGCGCATTCGCACACGAAAGCGAGCCAAGCGCAAAAGACCATGGCGTTGGGTTAAAAAATGGTTGCTCGGCACTGCCTTAACCTGCACAACCTTAGCACTACTGGGAATTATTTTTTTATTTGGAACGAAAAACGGGGTAGAATTACGTGAGTGGGCGGCAGGCACTTTGTTGACAACACAGCATGATTACTGGGCCCCCTATACGTTTTTACCCGATGAAAAACTGAAAGAACTAAGGCAGCAAATTACACATCCGACCGTGATCAATTCCGAAGGCATAGGCACGGCAGGACCTCCTGTTCCGCCAAAATCGAATCTGGTAACCGTTACACTCCCTGAGAAACCAAAGGAGCTAATCGAGATTGAGGAAATTGACATCTCGAAAGGCAGTTATTACTTTAAAGGAAAAATCATGTACATTAGCGACCCGAGCAGAGTACGACTCGTCGTCACGAATCGCAAGGACCGTGGAGATTTGCTAGATGAGTTTGTGAAGAAAACAGGAGCCATCGGGATTGTCAATGCGAGTGGATTCGCCGACCCAGACGGCTACGGCAAAGGAGCGCGAGCCTACGGCGTCGTCATCCACGACGGAAAGATTTTGCAAGGCTACAACCCGAGAAGCGGAGAAACCGCATTAGGGCTTACCTATGACGGTAAACTGATTACAGGTAGCTACTCGGCTGAACAACTCGTAAAGATGGGCGTACGAGACGCTGTGAGCTTCCGGCCGCAGTTGATTGTAAACGGGAAAAATATGTTTGAAGGTAAGCCTGCCAAAAGCTGGGGTATTCAACCTCGTACCGCAATTGGACAAAAAGAGGACGGGACGATCGTATTTGCTGTCATTGACGGTCGCCAACCCGGGCATTCTATCGGGGCAAGCATGAACGACATGGCGGAAGTATTGGCTGAGCGCGGTGTGGTTACAGCAATGGCCATGGACGGTGGTTCCAGCTCCATGATGCTGCACAATGGTGAGGCCATCACAAAAACATCTTCTCCCTATCATCGAGGCCGCTATTTGCCAAATGCGTGGGCTGTTTTTTAA
- a CDS encoding DEAD/DEAH box helicase, with protein sequence MSTTFADLQISAPLLTILRERKMETPTPVQSEAIPLIMAGRDALIESPTGTGKTFAYLLPILSKINMEQKDVQAIVLAPTHELVVQIAREAESLLPGKDTAVMSIIGGVDVKRQIERLKKKPILIVATPGRLLELIEQRKLKVHEVKTVVVDEADRMLDAGFGKPVQEVMKKTLRDTQRLLFSATIAEEVVHTAEIFTKDAAVIRAAAPEGAAGVAHMYLVTDPRKKVDTLRRLLRLVNVRSSIVFVNQIEKVDEIVSKLNYHHLPCRLLHRDATKEDRARTLQQFRDGAFPVLITTDVSARGIDIPGVECIVHYDPASDADTYIHRSGRTGRMGRAGLVFSIITTQERFIIQKFSKQTGLPIAEKFMTHGALEDPRPVRNPAPAQKSGAPSKNASPAKRNQNRAHKKGSFGTK encoded by the coding sequence GTGAGCACCACGTTTGCAGATTTACAAATTAGCGCACCGCTGTTGACTATATTGCGAGAGCGAAAAATGGAAACACCGACACCTGTACAGAGTGAAGCCATCCCGTTGATTATGGCTGGTCGAGACGCTTTGATTGAATCGCCGACAGGGACAGGCAAGACGTTTGCTTATCTATTGCCGATTTTATCGAAAATCAATATGGAGCAAAAAGATGTACAGGCCATAGTACTTGCACCGACGCATGAGCTCGTTGTTCAGATTGCGCGGGAAGCAGAAAGCCTTCTGCCGGGCAAGGACACGGCCGTGATGTCCATTATTGGTGGAGTCGATGTGAAACGCCAAATCGAGAGACTGAAAAAGAAGCCCATATTGATCGTAGCAACACCAGGAAGACTGCTGGAGTTGATTGAGCAGCGCAAACTAAAGGTCCATGAAGTGAAGACAGTTGTTGTCGACGAAGCAGACCGGATGCTGGATGCGGGCTTTGGCAAGCCAGTTCAAGAGGTCATGAAAAAGACACTGCGTGATACACAACGCCTGTTATTCTCCGCGACAATCGCAGAGGAAGTCGTACATACGGCTGAAATTTTTACAAAAGATGCTGCTGTTATTCGCGCAGCAGCACCAGAAGGCGCCGCAGGAGTAGCACACATGTACCTGGTCACCGACCCTCGTAAAAAGGTGGATACGCTCCGTCGTTTGTTGCGCCTCGTCAATGTTCGCTCCTCGATTGTTTTTGTCAATCAAATCGAAAAAGTGGACGAGATTGTCTCGAAGCTGAACTACCATCATTTGCCGTGCAGACTCCTGCACCGTGATGCTACAAAAGAAGATCGTGCCCGCACCCTGCAACAATTCCGGGATGGAGCATTCCCCGTGTTGATTACGACAGATGTATCGGCGCGTGGCATTGATATTCCAGGTGTGGAATGCATTGTTCATTACGATCCTGCATCGGATGCTGACACGTACATTCATCGCAGTGGCCGAACTGGGCGCATGGGGCGTGCCGGACTGGTATTTTCGATCATTACGACACAGGAACGTTTTATCATCCAAAAATTTTCCAAGCAAACAGGCTTGCCTATTGCTGAAAAATTCATGACGCACGGAGCACTGGAAGATCCGCGTCCTGTACGAAATCCCGCGCCAGCACAAAAGTCAGGAGCTCCTTCCAAAAATGCGAGCCCTGCAAAACGGAATCAAAATCGTGCACATAAGAAGGGCAGCTTTGGAACAAAGTAG
- a CDS encoding HEPN domain-containing protein, whose amino-acid sequence MPVLIAPVFNSTTAQPVRIDLPNSYTLISGAKRPYEIASRFLRNEMDENKRTFDLRVDPNSLFLVADHEEMKVTDDRVWIEEIESKLNLASTTGTCSIPYIITVNGNMYGITYLKRSLDGDKYTFDDEAAGIFTSLVEQKLPSLAFRRYALSLEKKNYEDQLLDLWIALESLFVPDGKKGEITYKLRVRMAYYFGDTALQRERIAQFVKKSYNHRSEIVHSGKLFGDKLATEVTILRAMTRAAILNIAGESINLQDMRVRLDELVFTGESYVARYAPTFFERILL is encoded by the coding sequence ATGCCGGTCTTAATCGCCCCCGTATTCAATTCAACAACAGCTCAGCCCGTTCGGATCGATTTGCCTAATTCGTACACGCTCATATCAGGCGCAAAGAGACCATATGAGATCGCATCTCGTTTCTTACGTAATGAGATGGACGAGAACAAGCGAACCTTTGATTTGCGTGTAGATCCCAACAGTTTATTTTTAGTCGCGGATCACGAAGAGATGAAAGTAACGGATGATCGGGTGTGGATTGAAGAAATCGAAAGTAAGTTGAATCTAGCTTCCACAACGGGGACTTGTTCGATTCCTTACATCATCACCGTCAATGGCAATATGTATGGTATTACGTATTTGAAGCGATCGCTTGATGGGGACAAGTACACATTTGATGATGAAGCGGCGGGCATTTTTACTTCATTAGTCGAACAGAAGCTGCCATCCCTTGCTTTTCGTCGCTATGCGCTTTCGCTGGAGAAGAAAAACTACGAGGATCAGTTGTTGGATCTGTGGATAGCATTGGAATCGTTGTTCGTTCCCGACGGCAAAAAAGGCGAAATTACCTATAAATTGCGTGTACGAATGGCGTACTATTTTGGAGATACCGCCTTGCAGCGTGAACGGATTGCACAGTTTGTAAAAAAATCGTACAATCATCGCTCAGAGATTGTGCATAGCGGCAAGTTGTTCGGTGACAAGCTGGCTACTGAAGTCACTATTCTGAGGGCGATGACACGAGCCGCGATCTTGAACATCGCCGGGGAAAGTATCAACCTTCAGGATATGCGTGTCCGGCTAGACGAATTGGTATTTACGGGCGAATCTTATGTGGCAAGGTACGCGCCTACTTTTTTTGAAAGAATTTTGTTGTAA